A DNA window from Pleurodeles waltl isolate 20211129_DDA chromosome 12, aPleWal1.hap1.20221129, whole genome shotgun sequence contains the following coding sequences:
- the LOC138268058 gene encoding palmitoyltransferase ZDHHC11-like, whose protein sequence is MISEVVKMSCYSRRLRQTEPEQQNGGSGPRHVSTHSRVNGWSLPLHPFQLVAWLFYSYLAVVGFGIYVPLLPHGWKHAAYVVIGLLFVGHLVTHLVAITVDPADPSVLAKKSYSRPMPAFDRTKHKHVIQNLHCYLCEADVGPRAKHCSACNKCIADFDHHCKWLNNCVGGKNYWFFFCAVGSAVLGVLLLTMVVLYVFIQYFVNPADLRTDPQFERVTSNTTWFVFLPAAPVETTPAGILAIAILTVMLGVAPILLLGHLLVFHLYLLWKRLSTYDYMVHQRNTQSIRERKNIEEAQVTSDGTLADIVSTPRESDLPLSDRSSGLRYHDGGLISLGQPDGICTDVADTTSLA, encoded by the coding sequence ATGATTTCGGAAGTTGTGAAGATGAGTTGTTACAGCAGGCGGCTGAGGCAGACCGAACCCGAGCAGCAAAATGGCGGGAGCGGCCCCAGGCACGTCTCCACCCATTCCCGGGTGAATGGGTGGTCCCTGCCTCTCCACCCCTTCCAGTTGGTGGCCTGGCTCTTCTACTCCTACCTGGCAGTGGTTGGCTTTGGGATATACGTGCCTCTGCTGCCTCATGGGTGGAAGCACGCGGCCTATGTGGTCATTGGGCTGCTCTTCGTGGGACACCTTGTCACCCATCTTGTTGCCATCACGGTGGACCCGGCAGACCCCAGCGTCCTGGCTAAGAAAAGTTACAGCCGCCCCATGCCGGCTTTTGACAGGACCAAGCACAAGCACGTCATCCAAAATCTTCACTGCTACTTGTGCGAAGCGGACGTAGGGCCCAGGGCCAAACACTGCAGCGCCTGCAACAAGTGCATCGCCGACTTTGACCACCACTGCAAGTGGCTGAATAACTGCGTGGGAGGAAAGAACTATTGGTTTTTCTTCTGCGCGGTGGGGTCTGCCGTGCTTGGCGTCCTTCTCTTGACAATGGTGGTCCTCTACGTCTTCATCCAGTATTTCGTGAACCCGGCTGACCTCCGCACAGATCCGCAGTTTGAGAGGGTGACCTCAAACACTACTTGGTTCGTCTTCCTTCCGGCTGCACCCGTTGAgacgactccagcaggaattctggCAATAGCAATTCTCACGGTGATGCTGGGCGTCGCACCTATTTTGCTGCTTGGACATTTGCTGGTGTTTCATCTTTACCTCCTCTGGAAGCGGTTGAGCACCTACGACTACATGGTGCACCAGCGAAACACTCAGAGCATCAGGGAGAGGAAGAATATTGAGGAGGCACAGGTGACGTCAGATGGAACATTGGCTGATATAGTAAGCACTCCCAGGGAGTCAGACCTCCCTCTGTCCGATAGATCCAGTGGCCTAAGGTATCATGATGGCGGACTCATTTCTCTTGGGCAACCGGATGGAATATGTACGGATGTCGCCGATACCACGTCTCTTGCCTGA